TGACCGGTTATGACGCTTGTTTCTTTTGCTTGGGCGTCTCGTCGGCGGGCATGAGCGAGGCCGATTACCGGCACATCTCCTTCGATTACACCTTGGCGGCCGGGAGGTTGCTGGCCCGGTTGAACCCGGGCATGACCTTCACCTATGTGTCCGGAGTGGGGACCGATAGCACCGAAAAAGGCGGGATGATGTGGGCCCGGGTGAAGGGCGCCACGGAGAACGCCCTCCTGTCCCTGCCCTTCAAGGGCGCTTATATGTTCCGTCCCGGCGCCATCGTTCCCATGGACGGTATCGTGCCCCGCAACAAGTGGTTGAAGGCCGGGTTGGTCGTCCTCGGTCCCCTTTTCGCCCTGCTGAAGAAGCTCATGCCGAACTCCATCGTGACCACCCGGGAGATCGGACGGGCCATGATCCGCACCGTCGTGGAAGGCTATCCCAAGAAATGGCTGGAGCCTTCGGACATCGTCCAAAGGGGCCGGGAATGAGGGGGAAACGCCCCTTTTTTCATGGGGGTTTCCGGTCTTCGGTATGTTAGCCTGACCGCCGATTTTTGAAGGAAGGACCGAATGGATTACCGGGAATATAAGGACAACTTGAAAGAGGGTATCGAGCGGCGGGCCGGCTGCAAGGCGGTCTATGCCCAGACCCAGCCCGTCAAGGTGGCGGCCGAGGGCAAGGTTTTATGGAAGGGGAAGGTCGAGATCTACCGCCTGGAAGGGCATCCCCAGGCCCAATTGGCCTTCGGATGGGGCTTCATGACGGCCCAAAAGAAGGTCGAATATGTCACCATTATTGGGGTTCCCCCCTTGGATAATCCTTTGGCGGCGGTGAAGGCCTTTTTGGCCCAGCACGGGAAGTTATAGGCCCTTGCTATCGGACGTCGGCAGCTTTATGTTGAATGGACGAGATTGAAAGTCATTTTCACCCAAGGGAGAAGCCCCATGTCCGAGACGCTCAAGATCAACAAACGCAGCACGATGCAGGAGGTCCTGGAGGCCTATCCCAGCGCCCAGCGGGCCCTGTTCCGTCAATACCACATCGGCGGGTGCCATAGCTGCGGTTACGAGCCCACCGAGATCCTCGAGGACGTGGTGGCCAAGCACAACATCTCCGACATCAATGAGGTGCTCGATTTCATCTTGGAAGCCGACCGTTTGGACCAGAAGATGCGCGTTTCCCCCGAGGAGGTCTCCAAGGCCCTGAAGGACGGCAACGCCCCCAAGCTCATCGACGTGCGCAG
The window above is part of the bacterium genome. Proteins encoded here:
- a CDS encoding epimerase; the encoded protein is MKVILFGGSGMVGQGVLLECLRDDRVTAILSIGRGNLDRGPLTRAGLSAQTAKLREVVHKDFADYSSLEGPMTGYDACFFCLGVSSAGMSEADYRHISFDYTLAAGRLLARLNPGMTFTYVSGVGTDSTEKGGMMWARVKGATENALLSLPFKGAYMFRPGAIVPMDGIVPRNKWLKAGLVVLGPLFALLKKLMPNSIVTTREIGRAMIRTVVEGYPKKWLEPSDIVQRGRE